One Kallotenue papyrolyticum genomic window carries:
- a CDS encoding Gfo/Idh/MocA family oxidoreductase, with product MLRHPLRVVMYGLGAIGTDIARLLLRYPHFELVGAIDQDPAKAERPLNEVLEQAPADARVSREAAALLRATRPDVAIIATTSFLHDVFPQIRDCLAVGARVVSTCEELVYPFATHPLLAREVDQEARAAGVPVLGIGINPGFVMDLLPIILTAPTTAIRHIFVQRVVDASTRRATLQQRIGAGLEASMFRDWLRQQRGMPHIGLIHSLRMIADTLGWQIDRVTEDTTPLLSDRWLRTPYVTVAPGQVAGIEYSARGYIGSREVIHLDWRTALGMPDTHDAIAIDAAPPIDVLIRGGIHGDQATAALVVRAATAVVDLAPGLRTVLDLPPTCYGFARLGPQWPAP from the coding sequence ATGCTGCGCCATCCGCTGCGTGTGGTGATGTACGGCCTGGGCGCGATCGGTACGGATATTGCTCGCCTGCTGCTACGCTATCCGCATTTCGAACTGGTCGGTGCCATTGATCAGGACCCGGCCAAAGCCGAGCGGCCCTTGAACGAGGTCTTGGAGCAGGCCCCCGCCGATGCGCGGGTCTCGCGCGAGGCGGCAGCGCTGTTACGCGCGACGCGGCCCGATGTGGCGATCATCGCGACCACCTCGTTTTTACACGATGTCTTTCCGCAGATCCGCGACTGCCTGGCGGTTGGCGCACGTGTGGTATCGACCTGCGAGGAGTTGGTCTATCCCTTCGCGACCCATCCGCTGCTGGCGCGCGAGGTGGATCAGGAGGCGCGCGCCGCGGGCGTGCCCGTGCTGGGCATCGGCATCAATCCCGGTTTTGTGATGGACTTGCTGCCGATCATTCTGACCGCGCCGACCACGGCCATCCGGCATATCTTCGTGCAGCGCGTCGTGGATGCCAGCACACGCCGCGCCACGCTGCAGCAGCGTATCGGCGCCGGCCTGGAAGCCTCGATGTTCCGCGATTGGCTGCGCCAGCAACGCGGCATGCCGCATATCGGCCTGATCCACTCGCTGCGTATGATCGCCGACACGTTGGGCTGGCAGATCGATCGCGTCACGGAAGACACCACGCCGCTGCTCAGCGACCGCTGGCTGCGCACGCCCTACGTTACCGTGGCGCCGGGCCAGGTCGCCGGCATCGAGTACTCGGCGCGCGGCTATATCGGCAGCCGTGAAGTGATCCATCTCGACTGGCGCACCGCGCTGGGCATGCCCGATACCCACGACGCCATCGCCATTGATGCTGCACCGCCGATCGATGTGCTGATCCGCGGCGGCATCCACGGCGATCAAGCCACCGCGGCGCTGGTGGTGCGCGCAGCAACGGCGGTGGTCGATCTCGCGCCCGGCCTGCGCACGGTCCTGGATCTGCCTCCAACCTGCTACGGCTTTGCCCGGCTCGGTCCGCAGTGGCCGGCGCCGTAG
- a CDS encoding tetratricopeptide repeat protein: MRSLRQTLIGVRRSTLLTCALVAVLLAPLILWVEAQAGRDSLIGWIGFGLRLGIAALLIGVWALLNIPPRKPVSGRVVVAVAPFGDLSAEGLRPPRRTLAQHLRPRPVWEPTVSEEGETLLPLPDGGIELGELLAYVLRRQLAPIPEVALVTIPYVASEREAILEGDAANADLVLWGVTERPTHGRVRFTARITPTRRLEPPIPQSDLRLCGLETLEAPQRELRVIDGRYVGWQHVLSMLLGLVFYAYGAEEEALNELAAARIAPDGELEALVAAARLLEGNLHLVRERWDEAAAAYRAVAGASPLASLAAVNLGVLYALRGETVAALDQLAHTVERAPLLALAHHNLAVLQQRVDRRVEAEAHFRRAVELDPSLSESCRGLAALLRLNGDAWGAEHWLIRAITVQPGDLQARRELAALLLEQGRLDEAAQYLEQARRLDPQQADTFYLLGLLHERAGATGAAIEALERAVALEPHNVAAHNALDRLYRASGAPQASPAAPVVTADARAHLELGLVYLQQFRDAEAEREFRAALAKEPTYALAHLSLGRVLRRQGRTAEALGALKAALELDGQLLAAYHELAELRAEQGELERAAQALEQGLRVAPQDARTAYLLGNIRAEQARQTGSRATLEAAIDAYRRAIAIDPALGSAYYNLALATLADGDITGAIEALRRLLELNPDDGEAHRLLATIYSDLRRKDEAVRHLQRAAELLSGHVPTLLQLASLQRQLQRLDEAIATLRQAQRIEPHNARVLHDLGALYLAAGQPDRAVGVLNRARDLAPDDPATLFSLGVALRAAGRLREAIAAFEGVLQRNPRDTTALTQLSETLYSIGRSEQAIQILQQALRSNGHHPQIYYTLGQLYGAMGQPDRANEAYRLYAEARAADQARARQAANRLTRMSA; encoded by the coding sequence ATGCGCTCGCTCCGTCAGACACTCATCGGCGTTCGGCGCTCGACGCTGCTGACCTGCGCGCTGGTCGCCGTGCTGCTGGCACCACTGATCCTGTGGGTCGAAGCGCAGGCCGGGCGTGATTCGCTGATCGGCTGGATCGGCTTTGGCCTGCGGCTGGGCATCGCCGCGCTCCTGATCGGCGTGTGGGCCTTGCTCAACATCCCGCCGCGCAAGCCGGTCAGCGGGCGGGTGGTGGTCGCTGTGGCGCCCTTTGGCGATCTGAGTGCCGAAGGGCTCCGTCCACCACGACGGACCCTGGCGCAGCACCTGCGTCCACGCCCGGTCTGGGAGCCGACCGTCAGCGAAGAGGGCGAGACGCTCCTGCCGCTGCCCGACGGTGGCATCGAGCTGGGCGAGCTGCTGGCCTATGTGCTGCGGCGCCAGCTCGCGCCCATTCCAGAGGTGGCGCTGGTCACGATCCCCTATGTCGCCTCGGAGCGCGAGGCGATCCTGGAGGGCGATGCGGCCAACGCTGATCTGGTGCTGTGGGGCGTGACCGAGCGACCCACGCATGGGCGGGTGCGCTTCACCGCGCGCATCACACCCACCCGGCGCCTCGAACCGCCGATCCCGCAGAGCGATCTGCGCCTGTGTGGCCTGGAAACGCTGGAAGCGCCGCAGCGCGAGCTGCGGGTGATCGATGGACGCTACGTCGGCTGGCAGCATGTGCTGTCCATGCTGCTGGGGCTGGTGTTCTATGCCTACGGTGCCGAAGAGGAGGCACTGAACGAGCTAGCCGCCGCGCGCATCGCTCCCGATGGCGAACTGGAAGCGCTGGTTGCCGCGGCGCGGCTGCTGGAAGGCAACCTCCACCTGGTGCGCGAGCGCTGGGATGAAGCTGCTGCCGCCTATCGCGCCGTCGCCGGCGCCTCGCCGTTGGCGTCGCTGGCGGCGGTCAACCTGGGCGTGCTCTATGCGCTGCGCGGCGAGACCGTTGCCGCGCTGGATCAGCTGGCGCACACCGTAGAGCGCGCGCCGCTGCTGGCACTGGCCCACCACAACCTGGCCGTGCTGCAGCAACGGGTTGATCGGCGTGTGGAGGCGGAAGCCCACTTCCGCCGCGCGGTGGAACTCGATCCCTCGCTGAGCGAAAGCTGCCGTGGTCTGGCGGCGCTGCTGCGGCTCAACGGTGATGCCTGGGGTGCTGAGCACTGGCTGATACGCGCCATCACGGTGCAGCCCGGCGATCTCCAGGCGCGGCGCGAACTGGCGGCGCTGTTGCTCGAACAAGGGCGCCTGGACGAGGCCGCTCAATATCTGGAACAGGCGCGCCGGCTCGATCCGCAGCAGGCCGACACCTTCTACCTGCTGGGCCTGTTGCACGAACGCGCCGGCGCAACAGGCGCGGCGATCGAGGCCCTGGAACGCGCGGTGGCGCTCGAACCACATAATGTCGCTGCGCACAACGCGCTAGACCGCCTCTACCGCGCCAGCGGTGCGCCCCAGGCATCGCCGGCTGCGCCGGTCGTGACCGCCGATGCGCGCGCCCACCTGGAGCTGGGGCTGGTCTATCTGCAACAGTTTCGCGATGCCGAAGCCGAACGCGAATTTCGTGCTGCGCTGGCCAAAGAACCGACCTATGCCCTGGCGCATCTGTCGTTGGGGCGCGTCCTACGCCGTCAGGGACGCACCGCCGAGGCGCTGGGCGCGCTCAAAGCCGCGCTGGAGCTCGACGGGCAGCTCCTGGCCGCCTATCACGAGCTGGCCGAACTGCGCGCCGAGCAGGGCGAACTGGAGCGCGCGGCGCAGGCGTTGGAGCAGGGCTTGCGCGTTGCGCCGCAGGATGCGCGCACCGCCTACCTGCTGGGCAACATCCGCGCCGAGCAGGCGCGGCAGACCGGCAGTCGCGCTACCCTGGAAGCGGCCATCGACGCCTATCGTCGCGCCATCGCTATCGATCCGGCGCTGGGCAGCGCGTACTACAACCTGGCGCTGGCGACGCTGGCCGACGGCGACATCACCGGCGCGATCGAGGCGCTGCGCCGGCTGCTGGAACTCAATCCCGACGACGGCGAGGCGCACCGGCTGCTGGCAACGATCTACAGCGATCTGCGCCGCAAGGACGAGGCCGTGCGCCACCTGCAGCGCGCCGCTGAGCTGTTGAGCGGCCATGTGCCGACCCTGCTGCAACTGGCCAGCCTCCAGCGCCAGTTGCAACGCCTGGACGAGGCGATCGCCACGCTGCGGCAGGCGCAACGCATCGAGCCACACAATGCGCGGGTGCTGCATGATCTGGGCGCGCTCTACCTAGCTGCCGGTCAGCCCGATCGCGCTGTGGGCGTGCTCAACCGCGCGCGTGATCTGGCGCCGGATGATCCGGCAACGCTCTTCAGCCTGGGCGTAGCCCTGCGTGCCGCCGGGCGGCTGCGTGAGGCGATTGCCGCCTTTGAAGGGGTGCTGCAGCGCAACCCGCGCGACACCACCGCCCTGACCCAGCTTTCGGAAACGCTCTACAGCATTGGCCGTTCCGAGCAGGCGATCCAGATCCTGCAGCAGGCGCTGCGCAGCAACGGCCACCACCCGCAGATCTACTATACCCTGGGGCAGCTCTACGGCGCGATGGGTCAGCCCGACCGCGCCAATGAAGCCTATCGGCTGTACGCCGAAGCGCGCGCGGCCGATCAGGCGCGCGCGCGGCAGGCTGCCAATCGCCTGACGCGCATGAGTGCGTGA
- the ileS gene encoding isoleucine--tRNA ligase, translating to MAFKAVDTRVSFPELEQAIQQWWQEHDIVKRSLNSGDRSRPFVFFEGPPTANGKPGVHHVEARVVKDIINRFRRMQGHYVIGARGGWDTHGLPVEVEVEKELGFKGKPDIEKFGIEEFNRRCRESVNRYVDEFERLTERIAFWLDLDNPYWTYSNDYIESLWWILKQLWERDLLFRDYKVTMHCPRCGTTLADAEVALGFQDNVEDPSVWIKFRVKPGDHPLAERLSGAFLLAWTTTPWTLPANVALAVKPGATYVLAEKEGQRYVLAEALAPQVLGEDARVLDAFRGEELVGLRYENLFQGVPAAGDSVDWNSAYRVVADDFVSLEDGTGIVHIAPAYGDLEIGRKYGLPTLFSVDLSGNVLPEFNDLGFGGLFFKDADALITRNLSERGLLFKAGRVRHAYPFCWRCNTPLLYYAKRSWYIRTTAKKDRLIANNQLIHWVPEHIKHGRFGNWLENNIDWAISRERYWGTPLPIWTCDACGQIEVIGSVAELSAKAGRDLSGLDLHRPYVDEPSWRCASCGEGSMRRIPDVADAWFDSGSMPVAQWHYPFENQELFAIAGQADFISEAIDQTRGWFYTLHAVATLLFDRPAFKNVICLGHILDIHGEKMSKSRGNVVDPFMLLEQYGADATRWYMYASAPPYNPRRFAPEHVGEMLRQFILTLWNTYSFLVTYANLDGWTPPAGLGSGRTPPDTSALQPIDRWALARLNQLVRDVTADLEDYDIYQPTKRIEGFVEELSNWYVRRNRRRFWKSESDADKQAAYVTLYTCLTTLARLLAPFTPFLAEEMYRNLVATHDADAPESVHLAAWPTAHEALIDERLLADTEVLLRAVTAGRAARKASGIKVRQPLRMLLVRAQSAAQTEGLRRFEDELRDELNVKEVRYLDAGDGLVEYRFKPNLRLVGKKYGKLVPAIRAALENLKGEAAREAGRRVEAGQPIVVSVDCQPLELQAEEVLLETSSPEGYAVAEENGVLVALDTTLTDELRLEGAARDLVRTIQDARKEAGFAIADRIQLFLSGLGAHHEGVSLERLLEQYGDYIRTETLAREIQVGAIPAQAHTVEAEIGGVPLRIGLVRA from the coding sequence ATGGCCTTCAAAGCGGTAGATACGCGTGTTTCGTTTCCAGAGCTCGAGCAGGCGATCCAGCAGTGGTGGCAGGAACACGACATTGTCAAACGCTCGCTGAATAGCGGTGATCGTAGCCGGCCGTTCGTCTTCTTCGAGGGGCCACCCACGGCCAACGGCAAGCCGGGCGTGCACCACGTCGAAGCGCGTGTGGTCAAGGACATCATCAATCGCTTCCGGCGTATGCAGGGCCACTACGTCATCGGCGCGCGCGGCGGGTGGGATACCCACGGCCTGCCGGTCGAGGTCGAGGTCGAAAAGGAGCTGGGCTTCAAGGGCAAGCCCGATATCGAGAAGTTCGGGATCGAGGAGTTCAACCGCCGCTGCCGCGAGAGCGTCAACCGCTACGTAGACGAGTTCGAGCGGCTCACCGAGCGCATCGCCTTCTGGCTCGATCTCGACAACCCCTACTGGACCTACAGCAACGACTATATCGAGTCGTTGTGGTGGATCCTGAAGCAGCTCTGGGAGCGCGACCTGCTGTTCCGTGACTACAAAGTCACGATGCACTGTCCGCGCTGCGGCACGACGCTGGCCGATGCCGAGGTGGCGCTGGGCTTCCAGGACAATGTCGAGGATCCATCGGTGTGGATCAAGTTCCGCGTCAAGCCCGGCGATCACCCGCTAGCCGAGCGCTTGAGCGGCGCGTTCTTGCTGGCCTGGACCACCACGCCCTGGACGCTGCCGGCCAACGTGGCGCTGGCGGTCAAGCCCGGCGCCACCTACGTCCTGGCCGAAAAAGAGGGCCAGCGCTACGTGCTGGCTGAAGCGCTAGCACCGCAGGTGCTGGGCGAAGACGCGCGCGTGCTGGACGCGTTCCGAGGCGAGGAGCTGGTCGGCCTGCGCTACGAGAACCTGTTCCAGGGCGTACCCGCCGCGGGTGACAGCGTTGACTGGAACAGCGCCTACCGCGTTGTGGCCGACGACTTCGTCTCGCTGGAGGATGGCACCGGCATTGTCCATATCGCGCCGGCCTATGGCGACCTGGAGATCGGGCGCAAATACGGCCTGCCGACGTTGTTCTCGGTCGATCTCAGCGGCAATGTCCTGCCCGAATTCAACGATCTGGGCTTCGGCGGCCTGTTCTTCAAGGACGCCGATGCGCTGATCACGCGCAACCTCAGCGAGCGCGGGCTGCTCTTCAAAGCCGGGCGGGTGCGCCACGCCTATCCGTTCTGCTGGCGCTGCAACACGCCGTTGCTCTACTACGCCAAGCGCTCGTGGTACATCCGCACCACGGCCAAGAAGGATCGCCTGATCGCCAACAATCAATTGATCCACTGGGTGCCAGAGCATATCAAACACGGGCGCTTCGGCAACTGGCTGGAGAACAACATTGATTGGGCCATCTCGCGCGAGCGCTACTGGGGCACGCCGCTGCCGATCTGGACCTGCGACGCCTGTGGCCAGATCGAGGTGATCGGCTCGGTCGCCGAACTGAGCGCCAAAGCCGGGCGCGATCTCTCCGGCCTTGATCTGCACCGGCCCTATGTCGACGAGCCGAGCTGGCGCTGCGCAAGCTGCGGGGAGGGCAGCATGCGCCGCATTCCCGACGTGGCCGATGCCTGGTTCGATTCGGGCTCGATGCCGGTGGCGCAGTGGCACTATCCCTTCGAAAACCAGGAGCTCTTCGCTATCGCCGGACAGGCCGACTTCATCTCGGAAGCGATCGACCAGACGCGCGGCTGGTTCTACACACTGCACGCCGTCGCGACGCTACTCTTCGACCGGCCCGCCTTCAAGAATGTGATCTGTCTGGGCCATATTCTGGACATCCACGGCGAAAAGATGTCTAAGTCGCGCGGCAACGTCGTCGATCCCTTTATGCTGCTGGAGCAGTACGGCGCGGATGCAACACGCTGGTACATGTATGCCAGCGCGCCGCCCTACAACCCGCGCCGCTTTGCGCCCGAGCATGTCGGCGAGATGCTGCGTCAGTTCATTCTGACGCTGTGGAACACCTACAGCTTCCTGGTGACCTATGCCAATCTGGATGGCTGGACACCACCGGCGGGTCTGGGCAGCGGTCGGACGCCGCCCGATACAAGCGCGCTGCAGCCGATCGATCGCTGGGCCCTGGCGCGCCTCAACCAGCTCGTGCGCGACGTCACCGCCGATCTGGAGGACTACGACATCTACCAGCCCACCAAGCGCATCGAGGGCTTTGTCGAGGAGCTGTCGAACTGGTATGTGCGCCGCAACCGTCGCCGTTTCTGGAAGAGCGAGAGCGACGCCGACAAGCAGGCCGCCTATGTCACGCTCTACACCTGCCTGACCACGCTGGCGCGTCTGCTGGCGCCGTTCACGCCCTTCCTGGCCGAGGAGATGTATCGCAATCTGGTGGCCACCCACGATGCGGACGCGCCCGAAAGCGTGCACCTGGCTGCCTGGCCCACCGCACACGAGGCGCTGATCGATGAGCGGCTGCTGGCCGATACCGAGGTGCTGCTGCGCGCCGTCACCGCCGGCCGCGCCGCGCGCAAGGCCAGTGGCATCAAGGTACGCCAGCCGCTGCGCATGCTGCTGGTACGCGCGCAGAGCGCTGCCCAGACCGAGGGGCTGCGCCGCTTCGAGGACGAGCTACGCGATGAGCTCAACGTCAAGGAGGTGCGCTACCTGGATGCCGGTGATGGGCTGGTCGAATACCGCTTCAAGCCCAACCTACGACTGGTGGGCAAGAAGTACGGCAAACTCGTGCCGGCGATCCGCGCCGCGCTGGAGAACCTGAAGGGCGAGGCCGCGCGCGAGGCCGGACGGCGCGTCGAAGCCGGACAGCCGATCGTTGTGAGCGTAGACTGCCAGCCGCTGGAGCTGCAGGCCGAAGAGGTGCTGCTCGAAACTTCCTCGCCGGAGGGCTACGCCGTCGCCGAGGAGAACGGCGTGCTGGTAGCGCTCGACACCACGCTTACTGATGAGCTGCGCCTAGAAGGCGCGGCGCGTGACCTGGTGCGCACCATCCAGGATGCGCGCAAAGAGGCCGGGTTCGCGATCGCCGATCGCATCCAGCTCTTCCTGAGTGGTCTGGGTGCGCACCACGAGGGTGTGTCGCTGGAACGGCTGCTGGAACAGTACGGCGACTACATCCGTACCGAAACGCTGGCCCGCGAGATCCAGGTCGGCGCCATCCCGGCACAGGCGCACACCGTCGAGGCCGAGATCGGCGGGGTGCCGCTGCGCATCGGGCTGGTGCGGGCCTAA
- a CDS encoding cation:proton antiporter, translating into METTFWFVIIGALLILMALLSSLLSRLPLTAAIVYLAVGVLIGPYGLGIAAFEPLDDATLLERLTEIAVIVSLFTAGLKLRVPFRDRQWRIPLRLAFGVMVLTVGLVTLVGVGWLGLPLGAAVLLGAILAPTDPVLASEVQVEGAADRDRLRFGLTGEAGFNDGTAFPFVMLGLGLLGLHELEPFGLRWLAVDVLWAVLGGLGLGGLLGTLVGHLVLYLRQERREAVGTDDFLALGLIAFAYGLALLLHTYGFLAVFAAGLALRRVERRASQDRPAEEIEQVAAQGRSEEIATHPETAPAFMAQAVLGFNEQLEHIAAVGVVILVGNMLTARYLTWEVFGFALLLVVVLRPLAVALGLLGSATNWLQRGLMGWFGLRGIGSVYYLMYAIAHGLAPEVAVRLVALTLTTVALSVVLHGISVTPLMRFYGRYMQHRAPEQAHASPAQG; encoded by the coding sequence ATGGAAACGACCTTTTGGTTCGTCATCATTGGCGCCCTCTTGATCCTGATGGCGCTGCTCTCTTCGCTGTTGAGTCGGCTGCCGCTGACGGCAGCCATCGTGTATCTGGCCGTTGGTGTGTTGATCGGGCCGTATGGCTTGGGGATCGCTGCTTTCGAGCCCCTGGACGATGCCACCCTGCTGGAACGCTTAACCGAGATCGCCGTGATCGTTTCGCTCTTCACCGCGGGACTCAAGCTGCGCGTGCCGTTTCGCGATCGCCAGTGGCGCATTCCGTTGCGGCTCGCCTTTGGGGTGATGGTGCTCACGGTAGGTCTCGTGACGCTCGTGGGCGTCGGCTGGCTGGGCCTGCCGTTGGGCGCGGCGGTGCTGCTGGGCGCGATCCTGGCGCCGACCGATCCGGTGCTGGCCTCGGAGGTACAGGTTGAGGGCGCGGCTGATCGCGATCGGCTGCGCTTTGGGCTGACCGGCGAGGCCGGTTTCAACGATGGCACGGCCTTTCCATTCGTGATGCTGGGGCTGGGTTTGTTGGGGTTGCACGAACTGGAGCCCTTCGGCCTGCGCTGGCTGGCGGTGGATGTGCTTTGGGCGGTGCTGGGGGGGCTGGGGCTGGGTGGACTGCTCGGCACGCTAGTGGGGCATCTAGTGCTCTATTTGCGCCAGGAGCGGCGCGAGGCCGTGGGCACCGATGATTTCCTGGCACTGGGGCTGATCGCCTTCGCCTATGGGCTGGCGCTGCTGCTGCACACCTATGGCTTCCTGGCGGTCTTTGCCGCTGGGCTCGCGCTGCGGCGTGTCGAGCGGCGGGCCTCGCAGGATCGTCCTGCCGAGGAGATCGAGCAGGTGGCTGCCCAGGGCCGCAGCGAGGAGATCGCTACCCATCCCGAGACGGCGCCGGCGTTTATGGCCCAGGCCGTCCTTGGCTTCAACGAGCAGCTCGAGCACATCGCTGCGGTGGGCGTGGTGATCCTGGTGGGCAATATGCTGACGGCGCGCTACCTGACCTGGGAGGTGTTTGGCTTTGCGCTGCTGTTGGTGGTGGTGCTCCGCCCCCTAGCAGTGGCACTGGGGCTGCTGGGTTCAGCAACCAACTGGCTGCAGCGCGGACTGATGGGCTGGTTCGGCCTGCGCGGCATCGGCTCGGTCTACTATCTGATGTACGCCATTGCGCACGGCCTTGCGCCCGAAGTTGCCGTGCGTCTGGTAGCGCTGACGCTGACAACGGTAGCGCTTTCGGTGGTGCTGCACGGCATCTCCGTCACGCCGCTGATGCGTTTCTACGGTCGGTACATGCAGCACCGTGCGCCGGAGCAGGCGCACGCCTCACCGGCACAGGGCTGA
- a CDS encoding GAF domain-containing sensor histidine kinase produces the protein MSSSLLDATTAAPTSDLQRWRQFCFLATTPIDSPQMLLEAAVGHIAAGFDAPACVIAYDPPLGAALRARHGSVDAMLELLIAEIETRLLPGQIQPVIYAQAGWTVTSIPLLLGGRPAGVLHIATALRDDELDDLRLVAMMLSNALERQVLNARAHQALRHTLNSYQALLQALARVLAEAPSLGDATPTILRSLCECLEWDLGIFWQVDRRAGTLRLSTFWQRPDLEAEEFITFCTTTPHQRGIGLPGRVWAQGEPLWVADVVQEENFPGALLAAKQRLRSALAFPIQEGDHPRGVIALYRRAGGPPDQGTLALLAAVGSQIGQFVERRRAELALWEREQQYRATFEHAGVGIGHLSLEGYWLRFNRRLCDLLGYSAEELTSRHSQALLHPEDRPRLQAQLQQLLTGAIDACTLEQRYLRRDGGVGWASVTISLMRDARGQPAFFIAVVEDIDARKRAEAEAARLTEELRQERDRLLRREIEVRTQIGRDLHDGPVQQVAVAALTTQYARRIARQAPERLDEALNELEQQLRRTTQDLRTVLYELRPLGIAEEGLVAVLRQYLSRLHDPEQPAFHLDAPPALRRLPPDHEAAIFIIVQEAINNVRKHAAAHNVWIRLWDDGAALCATVRDDGRGFPVDDVQRNYVRRGSFGLLNMSERAQLLGGSCRIESRLGQGTTVHVRIPYAG, from the coding sequence ATGAGCAGCTCGCTTCTGGATGCGACGACTGCGGCGCCTACCAGTGATCTGCAACGCTGGCGGCAGTTCTGTTTTCTGGCGACGACGCCGATCGACTCGCCACAGATGTTGTTGGAGGCAGCGGTAGGCCATATCGCGGCTGGCTTTGATGCGCCGGCGTGCGTGATCGCCTACGATCCGCCGCTGGGCGCGGCGCTGCGCGCGCGGCACGGGTCGGTCGACGCCATGCTCGAGCTGCTGATCGCCGAGATCGAGACGCGCCTGCTGCCGGGTCAGATCCAGCCGGTCATATACGCGCAGGCGGGCTGGACAGTGACATCGATCCCGTTGCTGCTTGGTGGTCGTCCGGCGGGGGTGTTGCACATAGCCACGGCGTTGCGCGACGATGAGCTGGACGACCTGCGGCTGGTGGCGATGATGCTCAGCAATGCCTTGGAGCGCCAGGTGTTGAACGCGCGGGCGCATCAGGCACTACGGCATACGCTTAACAGCTATCAGGCCCTGCTGCAGGCGCTAGCGCGCGTCCTGGCCGAAGCACCCTCGCTCGGTGATGCAACGCCCACCATCCTCCGCTCGCTCTGCGAATGCCTGGAGTGGGATCTAGGCATCTTTTGGCAGGTGGATCGGCGGGCCGGCACCCTACGGCTCAGCACCTTTTGGCAGCGCCCCGATCTCGAGGCAGAAGAGTTTATCACCTTCTGCACTACGACGCCTCATCAGCGCGGCATCGGCTTACCAGGACGTGTGTGGGCCCAAGGCGAGCCGTTGTGGGTAGCCGATGTTGTGCAGGAAGAGAACTTCCCCGGTGCGTTGTTGGCTGCCAAACAACGCTTACGCTCCGCGCTGGCCTTTCCAATTCAGGAGGGCGATCACCCGCGCGGAGTGATTGCGCTCTACCGTCGCGCCGGTGGGCCGCCCGATCAGGGCACCTTGGCGCTGCTCGCCGCGGTGGGGAGCCAGATCGGTCAGTTCGTCGAACGTCGGCGCGCTGAACTGGCGCTCTGGGAGCGTGAGCAACAGTACCGCGCCACCTTTGAGCATGCCGGCGTTGGCATCGGCCACCTCAGCTTGGAGGGCTACTGGCTGCGTTTCAATCGTCGTCTCTGCGATCTGCTAGGGTATAGCGCCGAGGAGTTAACCAGCCGGCACAGTCAGGCGCTCCTCCACCCCGAGGATCGACCGCGCCTCCAAGCGCAACTGCAGCAGCTCCTCACGGGCGCGATCGACGCCTGCACCCTCGAGCAGCGCTATCTGCGGCGCGATGGAGGTGTTGGCTGGGCCAGCGTGACGATCTCGCTGATGCGCGATGCGCGCGGACAGCCCGCCTTCTTCATCGCCGTGGTTGAGGATATCGATGCCCGCAAGCGTGCCGAGGCCGAGGCAGCGCGCCTGACCGAGGAGCTGCGCCAGGAGCGTGACCGACTGCTGCGCCGCGAGATCGAGGTGCGCACACAGATTGGCCGTGATCTGCACGACGGGCCGGTGCAGCAGGTGGCGGTGGCCGCGCTCACGACCCAGTACGCGCGTCGTATCGCGCGCCAGGCGCCTGAACGCCTCGACGAGGCGCTCAATGAACTGGAGCAGCAGCTCCGCCGCACCACCCAGGACCTGCGTACCGTGCTGTATGAGCTGCGACCACTGGGCATTGCCGAGGAAGGGCTGGTGGCCGTGCTGCGGCAGTACCTCAGCCGGCTGCACGATCCCGAGCAGCCGGCCTTTCACCTGGACGCGCCGCCTGCGTTGCGGCGCCTCCCCCCCGATCACGAAGCGGCGATTTTCATCATTGTCCAGGAGGCGATCAACAACGTACGCAAGCATGCTGCCGCACACAACGTATGGATCCGCTTGTGGGACGACGGGGCGGCGCTATGCGCCACCGTGCGCGACGATGGACGCGGCTTCCCGGTTGACGACGTGCAGCGCAACTACGTGCGCCGTGGCAGCTTTGGCCTGCTCAACATGAGCGAGCGCGCCCAGTTGCTGGGCGGAAGTTGCCGCATCGAGTCGCGGCTGGGCCAAGGCACGACGGTGCATGTGCGCATCCCCTACGCGGGATGA
- a CDS encoding deoxynucleoside kinase: MSTEALGRRHYVSIAGNIGVGKSTLVGILADAFGWQPYYELVADHPYIDDYYADRERWGFHSQIWFLSQRFEQQQEIADTPISVVQDRSLYEDYEVFVKGLLEQGILSHRDFRTYRRLYQALLHAIAPPTLLIYLRASVATLQRRIDGRARPAERQIPSSYLEHLNRRYEAWLRRFDLCPILTIDTDELDFVEREADRHTVIEAVRQAIGLPAEALVQPNLPGIDRVAFIGA; this comes from the coding sequence GTGAGCACGGAAGCACTCGGGCGCCGGCACTACGTCAGCATCGCCGGTAACATCGGCGTCGGCAAATCGACGCTGGTCGGTATTCTGGCGGATGCCTTCGGCTGGCAGCCCTACTACGAACTGGTGGCCGACCACCCCTACATCGACGATTACTACGCCGATCGCGAGCGCTGGGGCTTTCACTCGCAGATCTGGTTTCTATCGCAGCGCTTTGAGCAGCAGCAGGAGATCGCCGACACGCCGATCTCGGTGGTACAGGATCGCTCGCTGTACGAGGACTACGAGGTCTTTGTCAAGGGCCTGCTGGAACAGGGCATTCTGTCGCACCGCGACTTCCGCACCTACCGCCGGCTCTACCAGGCGTTGCTGCATGCCATCGCTCCACCGACCCTGCTGATCTACCTACGCGCCAGCGTGGCGACGCTCCAGCGGCGCATCGATGGCCGCGCGCGGCCGGCCGAACGCCAGATCCCCAGCTCCTACCTGGAGCACCTCAACCGGCGCTACGAGGCCTGGCTGCGCCGTTTCGATCTGTGTCCGATCCTGACCATCGATACCGACGAGCTGGACTTCGTCGAACGCGAAGCGGATCGCCATACCGTGATCGAGGCGGTGCGTCAAGCCATTGGCCTTCCCGCTGAAGCGCTGGTACAGCCCAACCTGCCGGGGATTGACCGCGTGGCGTTCATCGGGGCGTAG